From a single Okeanomitos corallinicola TIOX110 genomic region:
- a CDS encoding iron-containing alcohol dehydrogenase family protein, producing the protein MPNQFSSQTLSTETASSLLTLNVSPARVIRGAGILGSAVVEIASLGTRPLIVAGDRTLGIFQESLQPIFQSEHLDAATSSYGADCCEATLKALRKAAKEHKADVIIGMGGGKALDTAKLVGHQLKLPVVTIPTSAATCAAWTALSNVYSESGAFLYDVGLSRCPDLLILDYDLIQTAPQRTLVAGIGDAIAKWYEASVSSGHLQDTLIIAAVQQARVLRDILFQKSAAALQSPGSEVWREVVDATVLLAGVIGGLGGAQCRTVAAHAVHNGLTHICGHDSIHGEKVAYGILVQLRLEEMLQSNQLADAARQQLLKFYAEIGLPQKLADLGLGNITLTELQTAAEISLSPNSDIHRLPFPVALEQLMAAMISTTAPHQLKVKN; encoded by the coding sequence ATGCCTAATCAATTTTCTAGTCAAACCTTGTCTACTGAAACTGCTAGTTCATTATTAACACTGAATGTATCTCCAGCTAGGGTGATCCGAGGTGCTGGTATACTTGGTTCTGCTGTAGTGGAAATTGCCAGTTTGGGAACTCGTCCCTTAATTGTAGCTGGCGATCGCACTCTCGGTATTTTTCAGGAAAGTTTACAACCCATTTTCCAATCAGAACATTTAGATGCTGCTACAAGTTCCTATGGTGCAGATTGCTGTGAAGCAACTTTAAAAGCTTTACGTAAGGCTGCAAAGGAACATAAAGCAGATGTGATTATTGGTATGGGTGGTGGTAAGGCTTTGGATACAGCTAAGTTAGTCGGCCATCAATTGAAATTACCTGTGGTGACTATTCCTACTTCTGCGGCTACCTGTGCAGCTTGGACGGCTTTATCTAATGTCTATTCTGAATCGGGGGCGTTTTTATATGATGTGGGTTTATCCCGCTGCCCTGATTTGCTGATTTTGGATTATGATTTGATCCAGACTGCACCACAGCGGACATTAGTAGCAGGTATTGGCGATGCGATCGCAAAATGGTATGAAGCATCGGTTAGTAGCGGACATTTACAAGATACTTTAATTATTGCCGCAGTTCAACAAGCGCGAGTTTTACGAGACATCCTCTTCCAAAAATCCGCCGCTGCTTTACAATCTCCCGGTAGTGAAGTGTGGCGAGAAGTCGTAGATGCTACTGTATTATTAGCAGGTGTCATCGGGGGTTTAGGTGGCGCACAATGTCGTACAGTGGCCGCCCATGCAGTACATAATGGTTTAACCCATATTTGTGGACATGATAGCATTCATGGTGAAAAAGTCGCCTACGGAATTTTAGTACAATTGCGATTAGAAGAAATGCTGCAAAGTAATCAACTTGCAGATGCAGCTAGACAGCAATTATTAAAGTTTTATGCAGAGATTGGATTGCCCCAAAAATTAGCAGATTTGGGATTAGGAAATATCACTTTAACTGAGTTGCAAACCGCCGCAGAAATTTCTTTATCACCAAATTCTGATATTCACAGATTACCTTTTCCAGTTGCTTTGGAACAGTTAATGGCGGCGATGATTTCTACCACTGCACCACATCAATTAAAAGTTAAAAATTAA
- a CDS encoding aspartate aminotransferase: MSLSWITPAERVQKLPPYVFARLDELKAKAREQGLDLIDLGMGNPDGATPQPIIDAGIAALQNPANHGYPPFEGTANFRKAITKWYNRRYGVKLDPDSEALPLLGSKEGLGHLAIAYINPGDIVLVPSPSYPVHFRGPIIAGGVIHSITLKEENNWLIDLSSIPEEVARKAKILYFNYPSNPTGATAPREFFEEIVAFARKYEILLVHDLCYAELAFDGYQPTSLLEIPGAKDIGVEFHTLSKTYNMAGWRVGFVVGNRHVIQGLRTLKTNLDYGIFSALQTAAETALELPDSYLQEVQTRYRTRRDFLIDGLGKLGWNVPKTKATMYLWVKCPVGMGSTDFALDVLQKTGVVVTPGNAFGAGGEGYVRISLIADCDRLGEALQRFKQAGISYQQEAVVSV; encoded by the coding sequence ATGAGTTTAAGTTGGATTACTCCCGCAGAACGTGTACAGAAATTGCCTCCTTATGTTTTTGCTAGGTTGGATGAACTAAAGGCAAAAGCTAGAGAACAAGGATTAGATTTGATTGATTTGGGGATGGGAAACCCCGATGGGGCGACACCTCAACCAATCATTGATGCAGGGATAGCAGCTTTACAAAATCCTGCTAATCATGGTTATCCACCCTTTGAAGGAACTGCTAATTTTCGGAAAGCAATTACTAAATGGTACAATCGCCGTTATGGTGTGAAATTAGATCCTGATAGTGAAGCTTTGCCTTTGTTGGGTTCTAAGGAAGGTTTAGGACATTTAGCGATCGCCTATATTAATCCTGGTGATATTGTATTAGTACCATCGCCATCTTACCCCGTTCATTTTCGTGGTCCAATTATTGCCGGCGGAGTAATTCATAGTATTACTTTAAAGGAAGAAAATAACTGGTTAATTGATTTAAGTTCTATCCCTGAAGAAGTAGCAAGAAAAGCGAAAATTCTTTATTTCAATTATCCCAGTAATCCCACAGGTGCAACCGCCCCCCGTGAATTTTTTGAGGAAATTGTCGCTTTTGCTAGGAAGTATGAAATTCTCTTAGTGCATGATTTATGTTATGCAGAATTAGCTTTTGACGGTTATCAACCCACAAGTTTATTAGAAATTCCCGGTGCAAAAGATATTGGTGTTGAGTTTCACACCTTATCAAAAACTTATAACATGGCAGGTTGGCGAGTGGGTTTTGTCGTGGGAAATCGTCATGTTATCCAAGGTTTAAGAACCTTAAAAACCAACTTAGATTATGGCATTTTTTCCGCCTTACAAACAGCAGCAGAAACCGCTTTAGAATTACCTGATTCTTATTTACAAGAAGTGCAAACTCGTTACCGCACCCGTCGAGATTTCTTGATAGATGGTTTAGGAAAATTGGGTTGGAATGTTCCTAAAACCAAAGCAACCATGTATCTGTGGGTAAAATGTCCGGTGGGAATGGGTTCTACAGATTTCGCTTTAGATGTACTGCAAAAAACCGGGGTAGTTGTGACACCTGGAAATGCTTTTGGTGCTGGTGGTGAAGGATATGTGAGAATTAGTTTAATTGCAGATTGCGATCGCTTGGGTGAAGCTTTACAAAGGTTTAAACAAGCAGGAATTTCTTATCAACAAGAAGCGGTAGTTTCTGTGTAA
- a CDS encoding Uma2 family endonuclease, which produces MESTQAVINPTTPTNQDIHTPKFTLPDHTQLPDSDGNFVLAKRTVGQNFQEHPQSIVLTSSIEPILQKIHPDGNYCIGQDSGIYWRLTDPPEKGAEAPDWFYVPNVPPKLNGDYRRSYVLWKEFVAPLIAIEFVSGNGEEERDKTPPSATEKAGKFWVYEQAIRIPFYAIFEARKALLEVYRLVDGSYQKIQPNERGHFPISPLGVELGLIEDDGVPWVRWWDDGGNLLLTGDERAIVEKQARLEAEEIAQQAKLAQQQAEEIAQQERQQKEKLAAYLRSLGVNPDDI; this is translated from the coding sequence ATGGAAAGCACTCAAGCAGTGATAAACCCCACTACTCCCACAAATCAAGATATTCATACACCTAAATTTACATTACCAGATCATACACAACTACCTGATTCAGACGGAAATTTTGTGTTAGCGAAGCGTACCGTAGGTCAAAATTTTCAGGAGCATCCCCAAAGTATTGTTTTAACCAGTTCCATTGAACCAATTTTACAAAAAATACATCCTGATGGTAACTATTGTATTGGTCAGGATAGCGGTATTTATTGGCGGTTAACAGACCCACCAGAAAAAGGTGCAGAAGCTCCAGATTGGTTTTATGTCCCTAATGTACCACCAAAACTAAATGGAGATTATCGTCGGTCTTATGTGTTATGGAAAGAATTTGTAGCACCATTAATTGCTATTGAGTTTGTGTCAGGAAATGGGGAAGAAGAAAGGGATAAAACTCCTCCCAGTGCAACGGAAAAAGCTGGGAAATTTTGGGTTTATGAACAAGCAATTCGTATTCCTTTTTATGCAATTTTTGAAGCTAGAAAAGCATTACTAGAAGTTTATCGTTTAGTAGATGGCAGTTATCAAAAAATCCAACCTAATGAAAGAGGACATTTTCCAATTTCTCCTCTGGGTGTGGAATTAGGTTTAATAGAAGATGACGGTGTACCTTGGGTACGTTGGTGGGATGATGGGGGGAATTTGTTGTTAACTGGTGATGAAAGAGCTATTGTTGAAAAACAAGCCCGTTTAGAAGCTGAAGAAATCGCCCAACAAGCAAAATTAGCACAACAACAAGCGGAGGAAATTGCCCAACAAGAACGACAACAAAAGGAGAAGTTAGCAGCGTATTTAAGGTCTTTGGGTGTTAATCCTGATGATATTTAA
- a CDS encoding tetratricopeptide repeat protein: MIISVLSKSQELYQSLEIDWENVSLNQLDKYTAIEYFLTLEDKPPESANNLQKINRYLQVFHHLCEVTEWQKAGQVLSFSPVSIPLHEQLRIWGYYREQIELYQQLLGKVNSDQDIICLYGLGRAFYNLSDYNQSLIYYQKLLNFARLINNRQAEARAMDGLGNIKYIKQNFDGAIAYFQQQLDIANEIEDREQEGYALDNLGYVFYFSGLNQGKYHHQQKGLHYLEDALEIADQLNNQELESLAIDHITIIYFNRGQCNKSLTYLFRQLAICQENNDKRRQGAILENIGRCYLMLKQSDQALKYSQEALIATREIGNKWKEANILNNLGIIYCYQLKQYQEALFYFEQALKILQKISIERLQAMNAVNISICYSYLKNQEKSVFYLNMAKSLMTELESVETKGILIMSIANSYWLRDKIWYKAWAILLAIKALIIIPPWRSANGRLAMQSAIKQIFGK, translated from the coding sequence ATGATTATATCTGTTCTGAGTAAAAGTCAAGAATTATATCAATCTTTAGAAATTGATTGGGAGAATGTTTCTTTAAATCAACTTGATAAATATACTGCTATTGAATATTTCCTCACTTTGGAAGATAAACCACCAGAGAGTGCGAACAATTTACAAAAAATAAATCGCTATTTGCAAGTTTTCCATCATTTATGTGAGGTTACAGAATGGCAAAAAGCTGGACAGGTTTTATCATTTTCTCCTGTATCTATACCATTACATGAACAATTACGAATTTGGGGATATTATCGAGAACAAATTGAATTATATCAACAACTTTTAGGAAAGGTCAATTCTGATCAAGATATCATTTGTTTATATGGATTAGGTAGGGCTTTTTATAATCTGAGTGATTATAATCAGTCTCTAATTTACTATCAAAAATTACTTAATTTTGCTCGTTTAATAAATAATCGCCAAGCAGAAGCGCGTGCTATGGATGGTTTGGGAAATATTAAATATATTAAACAAAATTTTGATGGAGCGATTGCTTATTTTCAGCAACAATTAGATATCGCTAATGAAATTGAGGATAGAGAACAAGAAGGTTATGCTTTAGACAATTTAGGATATGTCTTTTATTTTTCAGGACTAAACCAAGGTAAATATCATCATCAACAAAAAGGATTACATTATTTAGAAGATGCTTTAGAAATAGCTGATCAACTGAATAACCAGGAACTGGAAAGTTTGGCTATTGATCATATAACTATAATATATTTCAATCGTGGTCAGTGCAATAAATCATTAACATATCTTTTCCGTCAACTTGCTATTTGTCAAGAAAATAATGATAAACGTCGTCAGGGTGCAATATTAGAAAACATAGGTAGGTGCTATCTTATGCTCAAACAATCTGATCAAGCTCTGAAATATTCTCAGGAAGCTTTGATAGCTACACGGGAGATTGGGAATAAATGGAAAGAAGCTAATATATTAAATAACTTGGGTATAATTTATTGTTATCAATTAAAACAATATCAAGAAGCTTTATTTTATTTTGAGCAAGCATTAAAGATATTACAGAAAATTAGTATTGAAAGACTTCAAGCTATGAATGCTGTGAATATATCTATATGTTATTCATATTTAAAAAATCAGGAAAAATCAGTTTTTTATCTGAATATGGCTAAGTCATTAATGACAGAATTAGAGTCGGTAGAAACCAAAGGAATATTAATCATGTCTATAGCTAATTCCTATTGGCTACGTGATAAAATTTGGTATAAAGCCTGGGCAATATTGTTAGCAATAAAAGCACTAATCATAATTCCACCTTGGCGTAGTGCAAATGGACGTTTAGCGATGCAATCTGCAATTAAGCAAATATTTGGTAAGTGA
- a CDS encoding ATP-binding protein → MARNKQKLYRLTTVGHELVREALKNFESISSFASEKNQHRQTFTKFHDGDGVIRATAETYCDVLDIPNWRENWDNIFELVPEKITNWPVYDHGWVGRKNLVSCLTKKVQGNCRLLLLLGITGIGKTALSECIANDIQCRFNKILRVNFDSDDSPKNFVNVAVRWLEELGLLTTDNQTENILKQLINYLREERILILIDSLEALLTASEDAWGDFADEWWARFFESFLTIESSASRLIVTSQDLPSKIETLASRYPNSYHRQILDGLLADEQIDLFYKAGLDVSLDSEDRQILIRIGKIYKGHPLTLRVVSGEIVESFGSNTCAFWQNVGDEIELVEQHLLAAESGIKSEGVDDDWKLHKLTRKVRSDVYKHRVNAVFQRLKNQNYDAYLLMCVAATYRCPVQDSAWLLQLNRYIQRLKNQVYSKEKQQEVLDDLFARFLVEISINHENHRVLGLHNLIRSVALEHRQTLFP, encoded by the coding sequence ACTTTGAATCAATTAGTAGTTTTGCATCTGAAAAAAATCAACATCGTCAAACCTTTACTAAGTTTCATGATGGTGATGGTGTAATTAGAGCTACTGCTGAAACTTACTGTGATGTGTTAGATATTCCTAATTGGCGGGAAAATTGGGATAATATCTTTGAACTTGTACCAGAAAAAATTACAAATTGGCCTGTTTATGATCATGGTTGGGTAGGCCGAAAAAATCTGGTGAGTTGTTTAACAAAAAAAGTACAAGGAAATTGTCGGTTATTATTATTATTGGGAATTACAGGAATTGGTAAAACGGCTTTATCTGAATGTATTGCTAATGATATTCAATGTAGATTTAATAAGATTTTAAGAGTAAATTTTGATAGTGATGATAGTCCTAAAAATTTTGTCAATGTTGCGGTAAGATGGTTAGAAGAATTAGGACTTTTAACTACAGATAACCAAACAGAAAATATCCTTAAACAACTTATTAATTATCTCCGGGAAGAAAGGATTTTAATTTTAATTGATTCTTTAGAAGCATTATTAACAGCAAGTGAGGATGCTTGGGGAGATTTTGCAGATGAATGGTGGGCTAGGTTTTTTGAGAGTTTCTTAACTATAGAATCTTCTGCAAGTAGATTAATTGTTACTTCCCAAGATTTACCCAGTAAAATTGAAACCTTAGCTTCTCGTTATCCTAATTCCTATCATCGGCAAATTTTAGATGGTTTATTAGCAGATGAACAAATTGATTTATTTTACAAAGCTGGTTTAGATGTTAGTTTGGATTCAGAAGATAGGCAAATTTTAATCAGAATTGGTAAAATATATAAAGGACATCCTTTAACTTTACGTGTTGTTAGCGGTGAAATTGTCGAGTCTTTTGGTAGTAATACTTGTGCTTTTTGGCAAAATGTCGGTGATGAAATTGAGTTAGTAGAACAACATTTATTAGCAGCAGAATCAGGAATAAAATCAGAAGGTGTAGATGATGATTGGAAGTTACATAAATTGACCAGAAAAGTTCGCTCGGATGTTTATAAACACAGAGTAAATGCTGTTTTCCAGAGATTGAAAAATCAAAATTACGATGCTTATTTACTGATGTGTGTAGCAGCTACATATCGGTGTCCTGTCCAAGATAGTGCTTGGTTATTACAACTAAATCGCTATATTCAACGATTGAAAAATCAGGTTTATAGTAAGGAAAAACAACAAGAAGTGTTAGATGATTTATTTGCGAGGTTTTTAGTAGAAATATCTATTAATCATGAAAATCACCGTGTTTTAGGATTGCATAATTTAATTCGTAGTGTAGCTTTAGAACATCGTCAAACATTATTTCCATAG